A stretch of Myceligenerans xiligouense DNA encodes these proteins:
- a CDS encoding pilus assembly protein TadG-related protein, producing the protein MLRAHRRHTGEPGNHDPHARPSTPTEPAPATAGTGTSGTDDGERGSLHVLTIPTAVAFVTGAVLVITMVGSATDDRRRTGTAADAAALAAAQEWDNHLGILSGLHLGATEVTGFWGILDAPLLTGGVRAEMYEAAEVYAERNGAELTALHIDPARLRVTAEVRHEDEIPVAEVRSEASATARVRLTGGLCLGDDGLGWRVDGDCVSDPADVFGLEDRLDDLLDELERHPGNADDADEDDAADDAEDGEDGEDGEDGEDEEEEWSPPEVAGFRSDVVLAD; encoded by the coding sequence ATGCTGCGCGCCCACCGACGACACACCGGCGAGCCCGGAAACCACGACCCGCACGCCCGTCCGTCGACGCCGACGGAACCGGCACCCGCGACCGCCGGCACCGGCACCTCCGGGACCGACGACGGCGAACGCGGGTCCCTGCACGTCCTGACCATCCCGACCGCCGTCGCCTTCGTGACCGGCGCCGTCCTCGTGATCACGATGGTCGGGTCGGCCACCGACGACCGCCGCAGGACCGGCACCGCCGCCGACGCCGCGGCGCTCGCCGCCGCGCAGGAGTGGGACAACCACCTGGGCATCCTGAGCGGACTGCACCTCGGCGCCACGGAGGTCACGGGGTTCTGGGGCATCCTCGACGCACCGCTGCTGACCGGCGGCGTCCGGGCGGAGATGTACGAGGCGGCGGAGGTGTACGCCGAGCGCAACGGCGCCGAGCTCACCGCCCTCCACATCGACCCCGCCCGGCTCCGGGTGACCGCCGAGGTGCGGCACGAGGACGAGATCCCGGTCGCGGAGGTGCGCTCGGAGGCGTCCGCGACGGCGCGGGTCCGGCTGACCGGCGGACTGTGCCTGGGCGACGACGGCCTGGGCTGGCGGGTCGACGGCGACTGCGTGAGCGATCCCGCGGACGTCTTCGGCCTGGAGGACCGCCTCGACGACCTGCTCGACGAGCTCGAACGGCATCCCGGCAACGCGGACGACGCCGACGAGGACGACGCGGCCGACGACGCCGAGGACGGCGAGGACGGCGAGGACGGCGAGGACGGCGAGGACGAGGAAGAGGAATGGAGCCCGCCCGAGGTGGCCGGGTTCCGCAGCGACGTCGTGCTGGCCGACTGA
- a CDS encoding DUF418 domain-containing protein, which translates to MSTTLTRGPVRTSERSPAPDLARGFMLLLIAVANTPFYLLGRERARGNVHPVDGSPLDRAVDLLVITGVDQRVYPMFAFLFGYGMVQLYSRQIASGTTEKRALRLLQVRHLWLLVLGFLHAALLWQGDVLGAYGLAGLLLVGVFLRRTERAQLMSVSVLLGLLLAFTAYVVVDSSLTPLSSAEAARAAEGALLDEPAIALTSYVESIPVRLGEWATLTIAQATFGLVIPMMILLGIAAGRRRVLENPGDHLPLLRRVAAVGIPVGLIGGLPSALDHTGVLRVPAHDEFFLLVPLLTGFFGGLGYVALWGVVGDAVARRRSSADRIPSAGAPDVRAGGVLALDGPVAGALQAVGKRSLTCYLLQSVLCAPVLAAWGLGLGWHLSSFTVFLYAIGVWGLTVVFAVWQESRGARGPAETLLRGLTYRRAVA; encoded by the coding sequence GTGTCGACAACGCTGACGCGCGGACCCGTCCGAACCTCCGAGCGGTCTCCCGCGCCGGACCTGGCCCGTGGCTTCATGCTGCTGCTCATCGCCGTCGCCAACACCCCGTTCTACCTCCTGGGCCGGGAGCGTGCCCGCGGCAACGTCCATCCGGTGGACGGCTCCCCGCTCGACCGGGCCGTGGACCTCCTCGTCATCACCGGTGTCGATCAGCGGGTCTACCCGATGTTCGCGTTCCTGTTCGGTTACGGCATGGTGCAGCTGTACTCGCGGCAGATCGCCTCCGGCACCACCGAGAAGCGCGCCCTGCGCCTGCTGCAGGTGCGTCACCTCTGGCTCCTGGTTCTCGGGTTCCTCCATGCCGCCCTGCTCTGGCAGGGGGACGTACTGGGTGCGTACGGCCTGGCCGGGCTGCTGCTCGTGGGGGTCTTCCTCCGCCGCACGGAGCGCGCGCAGCTCATGTCGGTCAGCGTGTTGCTGGGGCTGCTCCTGGCCTTCACGGCGTACGTGGTGGTCGACTCGTCCCTGACGCCGCTCTCGTCCGCGGAGGCGGCCCGGGCCGCCGAGGGAGCCCTGCTCGACGAGCCGGCGATCGCACTGACCTCCTACGTCGAGTCGATCCCGGTGCGGCTCGGCGAGTGGGCGACACTGACGATCGCCCAGGCCACCTTCGGTCTGGTCATCCCGATGATGATCCTTCTCGGCATCGCGGCCGGCCGTCGGCGCGTCCTCGAGAACCCGGGCGATCACCTGCCCCTGCTGCGCCGTGTCGCCGCGGTCGGCATCCCGGTCGGCCTGATCGGTGGCCTCCCGAGCGCCCTGGACCACACCGGCGTGCTCCGTGTCCCGGCACACGACGAGTTCTTCCTGCTGGTCCCGCTGCTCACGGGGTTCTTCGGTGGCCTGGGGTATGTCGCGCTGTGGGGCGTGGTCGGTGATGCCGTCGCCCGACGGCGGTCGTCCGCGGATCGGATCCCGTCGGCGGGCGCGCCAGATGTCCGTGCCGGTGGCGTGCTCGCCCTGGACGGACCGGTGGCCGGGGCGCTCCAGGCGGTGGGGAAGCGGTCGCTCACCTGCTATCTGCTGCAGTCGGTGCTGTGCGCGCCGGTGCTGGCCGCGTGGGGGCTCGGGCTGGGGTGGCACCTGAGCTCGTTCACGGTGTTCCTCTACGCGATCGGCGTGTGGGGGCTGACCGTCGTGTTCGCGGTGTGGCAGGAGAGCCGGGGCGCACGCGGGCCGGCGGAGACACTGCTGCGCGGGCTGACCTACCGCCGCGCGGTCGCCTGA